The Nitrospira sp. sequence CGGTTTTTCCTTGTAGCAACATCACAGACCTTTCCGGCGGTACCTTAACAAGCCGACAGAGCGTTCGTCATCTGGTGTTTCATGTGAAGCCGATTGTGCGCTAGCTCACTGCCTGGAGCGTCGCATCCAGTGACTTTGGATCATTCACATTCAACAATTTGGAGTCCGGCAGAATCCGCTTGATCAAGCCGGTCAACACGGTGCCCGGTCCCACCTCCACAAACGTCGTGACCCCCATCTTTCCCATTGTATGCACGGTCTCCTCCCACAGCACGGAAGAGGGCAGCTGGCGAACCAACGATGCCTGGATTTCGCTTGCCAGTCTGATCGCTTTCGCCTCCGCATTGTTCACCAGAGGGGCGCTGAGATCAGACCACTGAACCGCGGCAAAGTCCTTGGCCAAACGATCGGCGGCTGGCTGCATCAACGGAGTATGAACGGGCACACTCACCGGCAGAGGGATAGCCTTTTTACAGCCTTGTGCCTTGGCCAATTCAATCGCTCTTTCCACCGCCGCCTTTTCACCGGCAATGACCACTTGCCCCGGCGAGTTGAAATTCGCCGCCGCGACAACCCCGGCGGATGACGCCGTGCGGCACACATCCTTAACCACGCCGGCGGCGAGACCCAACAGGGCCGCGACAAGACCGGTTCCCGGAGCCACGGCTTCCGACATGTAGCGTCCTCGTTTCTGAACCAGGCCAACCGCATCCCGGAATGAGAGGCCGCCGGCCGCAACCAGCGCCGAATACTCGCCCAAACTATGTCCCGCCACCGCGACCGGCTTGATTCCGACCGGCTCCAACAGCCTCAACGCCGCCATGCTGCTGACCAGCAAGGCCGGCTGGGTGAATTCCGTCAGATTGAGCCGCTCAGCCGGTCCCGTAAAGCATAACGCCCCGACATCATAACTCAAAACCGAGGTCGCCTCATCATAGACGGACTTCAAAGAGGGATGAGTATCATAGAGCGCCTTACCCATCCCCACTGACTGAGATCCCTGTCCTGGAAAAACAAGCCCGATTCCTTGAGTCATGGGGGGTTAGATATCTTAGAAATCCCGCGCAAAGTCAACGGGAAAAGTTTCTACCAGCCGCCATTCTCCGCAATCAGCGTGAGTCTGCTCCAGGAGTCGTGCCGGATCACCGATGGATACTCCCTTACCATCGGATCATCGCAGAAGCCCAAGTCAATCCTGCACCGAACGCACCAAGCATCACCAGCGAGCCATCCTTGATACGCCCTTCGCGAACCGCTTCATCCAAGGCAATTGGAATGGATGCGGCGGAGGTATTCCCATACCGATCGAGATTCAAGAGCACCTTTTCGATCGGAAGGCCAAGACGCTCAATGACCGCCCTCAGAATTCGTACGTTGGCCTGGTGCGGCACATAGAGGTCAAGATCCTCCACACGGAGATGATTGGCTGAAAGGGTCGTACGGGCGATGTCTTCCAAGGTGCGCACCGCGACTTTGAAAGTCTCGTTCCCTTTCATTTTGATGTAGTGCTGGCGTTCCGCGATCACTTTCTCGGAGGGGGGAGTACGAGAACCTCCTCCCGGTACCATAATCAACTCACAGAGGGCGCCGTCCGAGCGAAGGTGAGTGGACAAGATCCCCCGTTCCCCATCGCTGGCGCTGACGACCACCGCACCGGCCCCATCCCCAAACAGCACGCATGTGTTCCGGTCGCTCCAATCCGTGATGGCGGACATGACTTCTGAGCCGATCACGAGGACATGACGCATCCCGTTCTTGACGTACGCATCCGCCACCGAAAGCGCGTAGACAAATCCGCAACAGGCGGCCGACAGATCACAGGCCGCAGCGTTGGTCGCACCGAGCTGATGCTGGACGAGACAAGCCGTAGCCGGGAGCGGGTAATCACCCGTACAGGTGGCGACTAAAATCATGTCGATGTCGGTCGCTGCCAACCCAGCCGCAGTCAGTGCCCGTTTCCCGGCCTGAACCGCCAAATCCGAACAGGCTTCCCCGGTCGCTGCAATATGCCGCTCACGGATGCCCGTCCGTTCCCGAATCCATTCATCGGACGTGGCCACCATGCGTTCAAGATCCGCATTCGTCAGCACCCGGGCAGGCGCATAGGAGCCGGTTCCCGCAATGTAGGCTTTCATGTTCCCAATTCCACCGGTGGACGGGAACGGCTCTCGTCGATATTCCGTTGAATCAGCTCTCGCACACGGCCCTCAGCCATGCCTTTGGCCCGTCGAATCGCATTTTTGATGGCCTTAGCCGACGATCGTCCGTGGCAAATCATCGTAATCCCATTGACCCCCAGCAGTGGGGCACCGCCGAATTCGGCATAGTCGATTTTTCGCTTCAGATTCGTCAGAGGGCCGGAAATCAAGGGATAGGCCAATCGGCCCAGGAAGTGGCCGGAAATTTCCTTGAGCAGCAGCCTCTTGATCATCTCGGCAACGCCCTCGGAAATCTTCAACGCCACGTTGCCGATAAACCCGTCGCAGACGACGATATCGGCGATTCCACTGTACACATCCCGTCCCTCCACATTCCCCACAAAATTCATCGAACTCCCTTTGAGCAGCTTAAACGCCTCTTTGGTGACTTCGTTGCCCTTGCTGTCTTCTTCACCGATGCTCAGAAGACCGATACGGGGATTCGGCTTACCGAGCAGATGCTTGGCATATTCGTTTCCCATCAAGGCGAATTGCTCAAGATGCTTGGCAGTGCAGTCGACGTTGGCCCCCACATCGAGCATGATCGCTTCCCCGCTCAGCGTCGGCAGGCTGGTGGCGATCGCCGGCCGCTCAACCCCTTTTGCAAGTCCTAATACGAAGAATGCCGCCACCATGCTTGCGCCCGTGTTCCCTGGGCTCACGACCGCATCGGCATGGCCGTTCTTGACCAATTCCGTCGCGATCCAGATCGACGAGTCTCGTTTCTTCCGAGCCACCGCGGCAGGCGACTCATGCATTTCAACGACTTGGGAAGCATGCCGAATAGACAGGCGGGAGTCGAGACAGGCCAGACGCGCGCACTCCTGTTTGAGGGTCGTCTCGTCGCCGACAAGGACGACCTCGACGTCCAATTCCCTGACAGCCTGGAAAGCACCCTCGATGCACGGCGCGGGGCCATGATCGCCGCCCACGGCGTCAAGCGCGATCTTCATACGAGACAGCGTACTCACAGATGGCGTTGAACAGACAGGCTGAACACGCGTCGCCCCCCTGGGCTCACGTCAGGCGCGCTGAGACGTCAGCGCGATGGACCGATTCGCCCGAATACTTACGCAGGAAGACGCATCACGTTCGCGACATCCTGATTGCGATGGACGTCCTGTGCCCTCTTCAACACTCGGGGCCTTGGCACGTCGGCAAACCTTCCACATTCCGTTCACGCTTCTTCGACCTGAATGACTGCCTTGCCCTTGTAGGTTCCACAGTTCAAACAGGTGTAATGCGGCAACTTCAGCTCATGGCACTGGGGACAGACAGCCATCCCCGGCGGGGTCATACGCAGTTTTTGAGTGCGACGCTTGTCGCGTCTCGCCCTCGAATGTTTATGTTTTGGATTGGGCATGGTGGCTCCTTCTTCCGCTCGATCACGATCGCCGCTCAGCGATCACCGGGTTCTCGCAGTTTTCCCTTTATATCGCGCAACACGTGAAACGGACCTCCCGTCGGCGCCTCGACGCAACCACACGGGCCTTCATTCAAATCTTTTCCACAACGAGGGCATAGTCCGAGGCAGTCCTCGGAACACAGGGGATGCATCGGAGCGGCGAGAATCAATTGCTCGCGCAGCATCGGCGCCAGCTCCAGATGATCGCCCGTAAAGTAATAGAGGTCGTCGTTCTGCTCTTCGGCGTCAACTTCGACCGGTGCCGCCATTTTTTTCTTCCGCGCATCATCTCGTTTGGGGGCGGCGGGCGTCGCCTTGGCTTCCCGTTCGTAGGCCACTCGTAAAGAAAACGCCATCGGGTCTTCAAAATCTTTGAGACAGCGCACGCATTGGCGGACCGCCGTCCCTTCGACCACGCCGGTCACATAGATGGTGCGCTCGATCGCGCGAAGATCCAGTCCCACCGCCAGGGTTCCGCGAATGGACACATCCGCATCCGTCAGTTCGAGCTCTTCGCCCGTCAGGTCGCCCGACAACGACAGGCCTTCGGCCGTGATATCCGCGATTTTCGGTGTCAATACATCCATGGTCATCCTTAGCAGCGTGCCGCTGCCCCACCCCGGTGCATCGAAATCGCCCGTCACGTACGTCATCGCTCCTCGGCGAAGCTGATAATCGCGATATGCCGAGCCCGCTTGACGGCCACCGTCAGTTCACGCTGATGACGCATGCAATTCCCGGAAATGCGGCGCGGAACGATCCGTCCCCGTTCCGTCAAAAAATTCCGCAGGAGTCCGGCGTCCTTAAAATCGATCGGCGCCTTCTCCAAACAGAATCGGCAAGGACGCCTTCGCTGAAATAACCGGCCCCCACCCCCGCCACGCTCGTTTTCGCTTCGATCCATTACTGCCTCCTCATGCTCCTGCCGTTAACCTTCCTCGCCTATGTCATAGCCGGGCTCGTCGTGCATCGGAGGTTCGGCACTTGGGCCGCCATCTTGGCGCTTCGGCATAAACGTCACCGTCTGCGCGACCACTTCGTGCTTACTGCGCTTTTGGCCATCTTCAGTTTCCCATCGGCGCTGCTGCAACCGGCCTTCGACGATCGCCCCATTCCCTTTGCTCAGATACTGCCCGCAATGTTCCGCCTGCCGGCCGAACACGACAATGTCCACAAAGCAGACCTCTTCTTTCAAATCTTCGGCCTGTTTAAACCGACGGCTTACCGCGAGGCCAAAACTCGCCACCGGTGTCCCGCTCGGAGTGTACCGAAGCTCAGGATTCCTGGTGAGGTTTCCCATCAGAATGACTTTGTTAAATCCGGCCACCGTCGGACTCCTGTGCTGAAGCTTCCACCGGACGCCGTTCCACCAACGGTTTTTCGTGATGGACCGTCAAAAACTTAATGATGTTGTCTTCCAATCGATAGGCTCGTTCGAGTTCGCCGACGGTGTTGTTCGGGGCCTTAAAGTAGAAATAGGCGTAGGTGCCCTTCCGTTCGCGACGCACTTCGTAGGCGAGCTTTTTCTTCCCTAAATTTTCGGCTTTGATGAATTGGGCGCCGGTTTTGTCGGCGACATTTTTCATCTTGTCGATGAGCGTTTTCGTCTCCTCATCGGAGACGGACGGACGAATAATAAACAGAGACTCGTAGAGCTCCATGCAGCGATCCTCCTGGGCAAAGGCCCCCGAACCGGTCGGGAGCGAGGTGTAGGGCGCCTATTCGGCGAAAAGAACGGTGGACGGTAGCATAGGATTTCTTACGCTGTCAATGAATCCGGTGAGACCGCACCATCGATCGAACCCATGGAGCTCTTGTCACCGTACTCTCTGAGCGGATGAGGTTCATGGTTGAATGCCCAGATTCCAAAGGCCCGTAGGAAGTTTCCCCGCATTGACAGGAAGGTCTTCTGATTGTAACCATTGGTTACTCCTGAATCCGATTGATTCGCGATGGATCGACACATTGTCTGCCTTCACATCCCCTCCTTTGGAATCGTACTCGCCCGGGCGGGCGACGCTTCTCTCCGAAACAGACCGGTGGCCATGGCGCCGATCCATACACCGCGCGCATTGATCCGCGAGATTTCCGCCGAAGCGTTTCGTGAAGGCATTCAGCCGGGTATGGCCGTAGACTTGGCGCAGCGGATCTGTCCCGGCTTGCGAGTGGTCTCTCCGGACTCATCGCTCATACAAGCCGCGCATCGTGAACTGCAGCATCGTGTCTCGCGTGTTGCACCGATCTGGGAATCGATCAGGCCCGGTTCGCTCTTCTTGGACCTCACCGGCACAACCCACCTCTTCGGACCTCCTATCGACACGGCAACCCGCATCAGTCGAGAGTTGGCACATCAGCAGGGATGGGACAGCACCATCGGGCTGGCGGGGAACAAGCTCGTTTCGCAATTGGCCGCAACGACATTGACCAAACCTCCGCAACTCCTCTCGATCCATTCCGGCTCAGAACAATCATTCCTGGCTCCGTTGCCGACCCTGTTGCTCCCCGGCCTTCATCGCGCCCAAACCTCACGAGTCTCGCAGCGGCTGGAGGATTTGAATCTCCTCACCCTTGGTGCGATCGCCTCCGTCTCATTGACACACCTGCAAGCCGCCATCGGCGCTCCCGCTGGTTTGTTGCACGACTGGGCGCTGGGGATTGATTCCTCACCGGTCCGGTCACCGATCACGCAGCCGGTCATCGAACGTATCATTCGTGTCGATCCGGATGAAGTAGACGACCGACTCTTGTTAGGTCGATTGTACGGACTATTGGAGCAGCTTTGCGCAACGCTTCGGCAACAAGGGCGTATGTGCCGGCATATCGCACTGACGGTTCGGCACAGCGACCATGTCGAACGGACCGCGCAAGAACGCTTGCCGCACGGCACGTACTGGGAGATCGATCTCCATCCTATCGTGACACGACTCTTCTACCGGTGTTTCCGCCGGCGGATACGCCTCACCCGTCTCACACTCCAGGTCGGTCGGCTGGAATCGCCTGCCGAGCAACTTTCGCTCTTCGACGAACCGAAGCCCACAGTCCTCCCATGCTCTCACCGGCTGTCTCTGGCGTTGGATGACATTCGCGCGAAGTTTGGTGAACGGGCCCTATCCTGGGGGAGAACGTTGCGATGAACTCTCACCCGTTCGTGCACCTGCATGTCCATTCGGACTATTCACCGATGCGCGGCGTGTCATCGTTGGAAGAACTCTGCGTTTCGGCACACCGGCAAGGGTCGCCGGCCATGGCGTTGACCGATACGAACGGCTTGTACGGTGCGATTCGATTTGTCGAGCACGCTAAGCACCAGCGGCTCCGGCCGATTCTCGGCGCCGAACTGACGACGGCCGATCATCGGGCGGTCTTGCTGGCAAAAACACCGGACGGTTACGCCAATCTCTGTCGCGTGCTGTCGGAACGGCATTGCAACCCCTCGTTCGACTTCCTCGGATCGATCTCACGCTATCGGGACGGTCTGATCCTTTTCACAGATGACGAAGCGGCGCTCATGGCTTGGGCCAAAGAGTCACGGCAAGATCTCTATGTCGAAGTGACACCTGGGCTCACGATGCACCATACACTGCTCTTCAGTCGCCATATCGAGCTTCCACCTGTCGCCACCAACCGCGTGTACTTCTCCCAAGCAGACGGCTTTGCCACGCATCGCCTATTGCGTGCCATCGCCCTCAGCACAACTCTGTCACGGTTGCCGGAAGATGCCTGTGGTCGACCCACGCAATGGCTGATGCCGCCTACGCTCATGGCATCTCAATTCCCTCACATCACGGAAGCAGTGGAGAACACCGTCCGTATCGCCGACGCGTGTTACAGCGACTGGCGTTTCGGCGAAACCATCTTCCCGGCCTTTCGCCGGCTGACCGACGCAGACGCATTCATGACGCTCAAAGAAAAGACCTATTCCGGGGCACATGAACGATATGGTGCCATTTCGCAAGAGATTCGCGATCGGATTGAAAAAGAGTTGGCGATCATCCGAGAGAAACGTTTTGCCCACTATTTTCTGGTCGTGGAAGACATCGTCCAGGAGTCAAAGCGGACCACCTGTGGCCGTGGTTCAGTCGCGGCCTCGATCGTCTCGTATTGTCTCAACATCACCCATGTCGATCCGATCAAGCACCACCTCTTCTTTGAACGGTTTCTCAATCCCGGCCGCAAGGATCCACCGGACATCGATATCGATTTTGCGTGGGACGAGCGCGATGACGTTTTGGGATGGGTATTCAAGCAGTATGGCGACCGCCAGGCTGCCATGGTGGCGAACCAAAACAGCCTCGGCTTCCGGGCCGCAATCCGCGAAGTCGCCAAAGTGTACGGCATGCCGGCCGACGAAATCGGCAGGGTGTCTTCACGCGTGGTACGTCAAAAAGATCTCCTTGGCTTTTCCACTCCACCGACCATCCGGCAATGGCTCCATCGATTGTCACAAATCCTACGACTGAAAGCGCCGTGGCCCGAGATTTTGGCTCAGGCGCTGAGGGCACAGAACCACTTTCGTCATCTTTCTATGCACTGCGGTGGGGTCGTCATCGTGCCGGACGACATTCGGCGCTATGTGCCGGTCGAGATCACGGCGAAGGGCCTTCCCGTTATCCAATGGGAAAAAGATCAGACAGAGGACGCCGGGCTCGTAAAGATTGACATCTTAGGCAACCGGTCGCTGGGCGTCATTCGGGATGCCTTAGTCGCCATCGCCACGCACACGGGCCGGCAGATCGATTATGAAGCCTGGGATCCATTGAATGATCCTGCCACGCAGGAAGCAATCCGATGCGGCAATACGATCGGGTGCTTCTACATCGAATCGCCCGCCACCCGTCTTTTATTGAGAAAGCTATGGATCGGCATGCCGCCTCACCGCCGTGCGGTTGCCGATGTATTCGAGTATCTGGTCATGGTTTCGTCCCTGGTCAGACCTGCCACCACTCCCTTCGTCGAAGACTTCATCCGACGAGCGCAAGAAGATTCCTGCGCCTACTGGCATGACAAGTTGAAGGGAGTTTTGGATGAAA is a genomic window containing:
- a CDS encoding DNA polymerase III subunit alpha translates to MNSHPFVHLHVHSDYSPMRGVSSLEELCVSAHRQGSPAMALTDTNGLYGAIRFVEHAKHQRLRPILGAELTTADHRAVLLAKTPDGYANLCRVLSERHCNPSFDFLGSISRYRDGLILFTDDEAALMAWAKESRQDLYVEVTPGLTMHHTLLFSRHIELPPVATNRVYFSQADGFATHRLLRAIALSTTLSRLPEDACGRPTQWLMPPTLMASQFPHITEAVENTVRIADACYSDWRFGETIFPAFRRLTDADAFMTLKEKTYSGAHERYGAISQEIRDRIEKELAIIREKRFAHYFLVVEDIVQESKRTTCGRGSVAASIVSYCLNITHVDPIKHHLFFERFLNPGRKDPPDIDIDFAWDERDDVLGWVFKQYGDRQAAMVANQNSLGFRAAIREVAKVYGMPADEIGRVSSRVVRQKDLLGFSTPPTIRQWLHRLSQILRLKAPWPEILAQALRAQNHFRHLSMHCGGVVIVPDDIRRYVPVEITAKGLPVIQWEKDQTEDAGLVKIDILGNRSLGVIRDALVAIATHTGRQIDYEAWDPLNDPATQEAIRCGNTIGCFYIESPATRLLLRKLWIGMPPHRRAVADVFEYLVMVSSLVRPATTPFVEDFIRRAQEDSCAYWHDKLKGVLDETHGIMTYQEDVSKVAMALADFSVEDADQLRKIISKKHKQRQLQDYYQQFCRGAEKNHASLEIIDRIWKMIMSFAGYSFCKPHSASYAQVSFKSAYLRTHYPAEFIAAVISNQGGFYSTFAYVSEARRMGLAILLPDINASDWAYRGKGERLRMGLMQIKTIPQEFGERIVGERTQNGFYRSFQDFLGRVKPEPAHARTLVRAGCCDSIAGELTRPALLWRLYAGSDSTSNPLPVPDDYSAVQKRAHEIESFGFLASRHPLTLYRKQIEQLRPVPASQMHRFVGQRITMVGLLITEKAAETKHGHAMEFMTLEDVSALYDVTLFPDVYRRCCHLLSPNQPYVVRGLVEETFGVVTLTVHDLRLLEPTMGDIRDRLSRHEYAGN
- a CDS encoding DUF177 domain-containing protein, with translation MTYVTGDFDAPGWGSGTLLRMTMDVLTPKIADITAEGLSLSGDLTGEELELTDADVSIRGTLAVGLDLRAIERTIYVTGVVEGTAVRQCVRCLKDFEDPMAFSLRVAYEREAKATPAAPKRDDARKKKMAAPVEVDAEEQNDDLYYFTGDHLELAPMLREQLILAAPMHPLCSEDCLGLCPRCGKDLNEGPCGCVEAPTGGPFHVLRDIKGKLREPGDR
- the plsX gene encoding phosphate acyltransferase PlsX, which gives rise to MKIALDAVGGDHGPAPCIEGAFQAVRELDVEVVLVGDETTLKQECARLACLDSRLSIRHASQVVEMHESPAAVARKKRDSSIWIATELVKNGHADAVVSPGNTGASMVAAFFVLGLAKGVERPAIATSLPTLSGEAIMLDVGANVDCTAKHLEQFALMGNEYAKHLLGKPNPRIGLLSIGEEDSKGNEVTKEAFKLLKGSSMNFVGNVEGRDVYSGIADIVVCDGFIGNVALKISEGVAEMIKRLLLKEISGHFLGRLAYPLISGPLTNLKRKIDYAEFGGAPLLGVNGITMICHGRSSAKAIKNAIRRAKGMAEGRVRELIQRNIDESRSRPPVELGT
- the rpmF gene encoding 50S ribosomal protein L32; the protein is MPNPKHKHSRARRDKRRTQKLRMTPPGMAVCPQCHELKLPHYTCLNCGTYKGKAVIQVEEA
- the fabD gene encoding ACP S-malonyltransferase; translated protein: MTQGIGLVFPGQGSQSVGMGKALYDTHPSLKSVYDEATSVLSYDVGALCFTGPAERLNLTEFTQPALLVSSMAALRLLEPVGIKPVAVAGHSLGEYSALVAAGGLSFRDAVGLVQKRGRYMSEAVAPGTGLVAALLGLAAGVVKDVCRTASSAGVVAAANFNSPGQVVIAGEKAAVERAIELAKAQGCKKAIPLPVSVPVHTPLMQPAADRLAKDFAAVQWSDLSAPLVNNAEAKAIRLASEIQASLVRQLPSSVLWEETVHTMGKMGVTTFVEVGPGTVLTGLIKRILPDSKLLNVNDPKSLDATLQAVS
- the rpsF gene encoding 30S ribosomal protein S6, giving the protein MELYESLFIIRPSVSDEETKTLIDKMKNVADKTGAQFIKAENLGKKKLAYEVRRERKGTYAYFYFKAPNNTVGELERAYRLEDNIIKFLTVHHEKPLVERRPVEASAQESDGGRI
- a CDS encoding 30S ribosomal protein S18; amino-acid sequence: MDRSENERGGGGGRLFQRRRPCRFCLEKAPIDFKDAGLLRNFLTERGRIVPRRISGNCMRHQRELTVAVKRARHIAIISFAEER
- a CDS encoding ketoacyl-ACP synthase III; this encodes MKAYIAGTGSYAPARVLTNADLERMVATSDEWIRERTGIRERHIAATGEACSDLAVQAGKRALTAAGLAATDIDMILVATCTGDYPLPATACLVQHQLGATNAAACDLSAACCGFVYALSVADAYVKNGMRHVLVIGSEVMSAITDWSDRNTCVLFGDGAGAVVVSASDGERGILSTHLRSDGALCELIMVPGGGSRTPPSEKVIAERQHYIKMKGNETFKVAVRTLEDIARTTLSANHLRVEDLDLYVPHQANVRILRAVIERLGLPIEKVLLNLDRYGNTSAASIPIALDEAVREGRIKDGSLVMLGAFGAGLTWASAMIRW
- a CDS encoding single-stranded DNA-binding protein, producing the protein MAGFNKVILMGNLTRNPELRYTPSGTPVASFGLAVSRRFKQAEDLKEEVCFVDIVVFGRQAEHCGQYLSKGNGAIVEGRLQQRRWETEDGQKRSKHEVVAQTVTFMPKRQDGGPSAEPPMHDEPGYDIGEEG